From the genome of Haloplanus sp. XH21, one region includes:
- a CDS encoding phospholipase D family protein — translation MPDGEENDMVGFDDPPRDFAIAQQLPPRVIEHLRDGFAKFRDSPQTTVNQTTLQEYAPSEYTLSARAVEAVFVGLATDAEAEQISTGDRYADYTFRVSPQLAARTLDRQYVAALAIEEVTERSRESTPDVSLVATLPDGVTLSEGDAVGAISARARDLVLGASDTVRIANPYFDADQRIVDDLASLPQRGVNLRVLTRETEDPGDDLIDALNTLHEGLDREGRSRLEVRDLYEETDWGRHKLATHAKLAIVDETSCYVGSANLTKTNLSANFEFGIIVEGAPATRTAAVFDDVFTAADPVELPLLR, via the coding sequence ATGCCGGACGGTGAAGAGAATGATATGGTCGGCTTCGATGACCCACCTCGGGATTTCGCAATCGCCCAGCAACTTCCACCAAGAGTAATCGAACACCTTCGTGACGGGTTCGCTAAATTTCGGGACTCACCCCAAACCACGGTGAATCAAACTACGCTACAGGAATACGCACCCTCGGAATATACTCTGTCGGCGCGGGCAGTAGAGGCTGTCTTTGTTGGCCTCGCGACGGACGCTGAGGCCGAGCAGATTTCGACAGGAGATCGTTACGCCGATTACACCTTTCGCGTATCTCCGCAATTGGCGGCACGCACTCTCGATCGCCAGTACGTCGCGGCGTTGGCTATCGAAGAGGTTACGGAACGCTCGCGTGAGAGTACACCCGACGTCAGTTTAGTTGCGACCCTTCCGGACGGTGTGACTCTCAGTGAGGGTGATGCCGTTGGCGCGATTAGTGCTCGGGCCCGGGACCTAGTCCTCGGGGCCAGTGACACAGTCCGGATCGCGAACCCTTACTTCGACGCTGACCAGCGCATCGTCGACGACCTCGCAAGCTTGCCCCAACGAGGGGTCAACCTACGCGTTCTCACTCGTGAGACAGAAGATCCTGGTGACGACCTTATTGATGCGCTAAACACGTTACACGAGGGCCTTGATCGAGAAGGTCGATCGCGTCTAGAAGTTCGCGATCTATACGAAGAAACGGATTGGGGCAGGCACAAGCTCGCAACCCACGCGAAACTTGCCATCGTCGATGAAACTAGCTGTTACGTCGGCTCGGCTAACCTCACCAAGACGAATCTCAGCGCCAACTTCGAATTTGGGATCATCGTAGAGGGAGCTCCGGCCACGCGAACCGCAGCAGTTTTCGACGACGTGTTCACAGCTGCCGACCCGGTCGAACTACCATTATTACGATAA
- a CDS encoding DNA cytosine methyltransferase has protein sequence MSRGTVVDLFCGAGGASLGFHQAGFEIRGAVDIDEDALDTYERNLTDEGIVDFEPLQADLEETTFDEIRDHFGLEKGEVDVICGCPPCQNFSSLRDTTPWPEDEPKDDLLRAFVERIREEKPDIVFFENVQGILSSGEGAYIKWFRNQMEKLTREEDTEEQGGYGVNLKLVNAANYGIPQRRKRTIGVCVYGADPDDIAVRSPTHTENPDEDDERERWRWVQDAIVRDDLENLSKGEKQDDDPAHRARNHRQKTIDLMEAIPDDGGSWMDLRGTEHEDLIRECHQNIDSGAGSAYGRMAWKEPAPTLTTRCTTPSCGRFTHPEANRSITPREAALLMTFPREFELPDRISAAERVVGNAVPPDLVEAMLYSPSVERMFPS, from the coding sequence ATGAGCAGAGGTACCGTGGTTGACCTCTTTTGCGGCGCTGGTGGGGCTTCTCTCGGATTTCACCAGGCAGGGTTTGAAATAAGAGGTGCGGTTGACATCGACGAAGACGCACTCGACACGTACGAACGAAATCTCACGGACGAGGGAATAGTCGACTTTGAACCTCTGCAAGCAGATTTAGAGGAAACGACTTTCGACGAGATTCGCGACCACTTCGGCCTCGAAAAGGGAGAAGTAGACGTAATCTGTGGTTGCCCTCCGTGCCAGAATTTCAGCTCACTTAGAGACACTACGCCCTGGCCGGAGGACGAACCGAAGGACGACTTACTCCGGGCATTTGTTGAACGGATTCGGGAAGAAAAGCCCGATATCGTGTTCTTTGAGAACGTCCAAGGCATCCTCAGTTCGGGAGAGGGTGCCTATATCAAGTGGTTCCGAAATCAAATGGAGAAATTGACACGCGAAGAGGACACTGAAGAACAGGGCGGATACGGTGTGAACCTGAAACTCGTTAATGCCGCCAACTACGGGATTCCGCAACGGAGGAAGCGAACCATTGGCGTATGTGTGTACGGTGCGGACCCAGACGATATCGCAGTTCGGTCACCAACACACACAGAAAACCCGGATGAGGACGACGAACGAGAGCGATGGAGGTGGGTCCAAGATGCGATCGTTCGAGACGATCTGGAGAACTTGTCAAAGGGAGAAAAACAGGATGACGATCCAGCCCATCGAGCGAGGAATCATCGGCAGAAAACCATCGATCTAATGGAGGCAATCCCTGACGACGGAGGAAGCTGGATGGATCTCCGAGGAACCGAGCACGAGGATCTTATCCGAGAGTGCCATCAGAATATTGATTCAGGTGCTGGCTCAGCCTATGGAAGAATGGCGTGGAAAGAGCCAGCACCAACTCTTACGACGCGTTGCACGACCCCAAGTTGTGGCCGATTCACTCATCCCGAAGCTAACCGGAGTATAACTCCTCGTGAAGCTGCACTACTGATGACTTTTCCGAGAGAATTCGAACTACCTGATCGAATTAGCGCGGCCGAAAGGGTCGTAGGAAATGCTGTACCTCCGGATTTGGTGGAAGCGATGTTGTATAGTCCGTCAGTCGAGAGGATGTTTCCCAGTTGA
- a CDS encoding transcription initiation factor IIB: MATRDIYATGFDEDVYTESSANQCPECHGHVTTNVKETVCEDCGLVIEEQRIDHGPEWRAYDADERERTGAPLTAARYDRGLSTEIGHGTDAHGNELSSQKRRRLARMRREQTRGRWRSKAERNLAHGLGEVRRLASTLELSESIRDQACQLFRSAQSEDLLRGRSIEAIGAASIYGTCRCNQHPLLLEDVVDAARVESTRVTNAYRTLNRELELPAPPMRPTSFVPRLISELELDHDIRRRANELAEHAEGTALTNGCQPSGVAAACVYLAAQEQGALITQSTVASAAEVSVVTLRSRRDELQAM; the protein is encoded by the coding sequence ATGGCAACGAGAGACATCTACGCGACTGGATTCGACGAAGACGTCTACACGGAGTCGAGCGCAAACCAGTGTCCCGAGTGCCACGGACACGTCACTACGAACGTCAAGGAAACGGTCTGTGAGGACTGTGGCCTCGTCATCGAAGAGCAACGTATCGATCACGGGCCAGAGTGGCGAGCATACGATGCAGACGAGCGCGAGCGAACAGGCGCACCGTTAACGGCGGCCCGCTACGATCGAGGCCTCTCGACGGAAATCGGCCACGGAACCGATGCACACGGGAACGAACTCTCTAGTCAGAAACGCCGGCGGCTGGCCCGGATGCGGCGCGAACAGACCCGTGGCCGGTGGCGGTCCAAAGCGGAACGGAATCTCGCACACGGGTTGGGCGAGGTACGCCGGCTGGCGAGTACGCTCGAACTCTCCGAGTCGATTCGTGACCAAGCCTGTCAGCTCTTCCGGAGCGCTCAGAGCGAGGATCTGCTTCGTGGCAGATCCATCGAAGCCATCGGTGCAGCGAGCATCTACGGTACCTGCCGATGTAACCAACACCCGCTCCTCCTCGAGGATGTCGTCGACGCCGCCAGAGTCGAGTCCACTCGTGTCACCAACGCCTACCGAACACTGAATCGCGAATTAGAGCTCCCAGCACCACCAATGCGCCCGACGTCGTTCGTTCCGCGGCTGATCTCGGAGCTGGAGTTAGACCACGACATTCGCCGCCGCGCGAACGAACTCGCAGAACACGCCGAAGGGACAGCCCTCACGAACGGCTGTCAGCCATCGGGCGTCGCGGCCGCCTGCGTCTATCTGGCCGCCCAAGAGCAGGGCGCGTTGATTACCCAATCCACCGTCGCGTCGGCAGCAGAGGTGTCAGTCGTGACGCTCCGAAGCCGGCGAGACGAACTCCAAGCGATGTGA
- a CDS encoding ParA family protein: MADTNTARITVANQKGGAGKTTDVIHTGGALAARNHDVLLVDIDYHGGLTCSLGYNDLYYDTDRTTLFDVLDFDQMESVNDIIVEHQEFDILPASEKLANNKNIQTLLEAPKSRERLEMTLDELDKDYDYIIVDTPPSLNVLTDNALVATGNVVIPVIPEKLNANSLQIFAKQLSSLEQAYGDINRLAIVCNRVEQNAEHRDTIEEIKSAYSLPVFEIPKRTDLSQSIGEGVSVFGFGKENQRVEDARDLFNEIADLFDETFEKTAPEGVEA, translated from the coding sequence ATGGCCGACACCAATACCGCACGAATCACGGTGGCGAATCAGAAGGGTGGCGCGGGGAAGACAACCGACGTCATTCATACTGGCGGCGCACTCGCCGCCCGAAACCACGACGTCCTCCTCGTCGATATCGACTACCACGGAGGGCTCACCTGCTCACTTGGCTACAACGATCTGTACTACGATACCGACCGTACAACGCTGTTCGACGTCCTCGACTTCGACCAGATGGAGTCGGTGAACGACATCATCGTCGAGCACCAGGAATTCGACATCCTCCCCGCCAGCGAGAAGCTCGCGAACAACAAGAACATCCAGACCCTGCTTGAGGCGCCGAAGAGTCGCGAGCGGCTGGAGATGACACTCGACGAGCTCGACAAGGACTACGACTACATCATCGTCGACACGCCGCCATCCCTGAACGTCCTCACCGACAACGCCCTCGTCGCGACTGGCAACGTCGTCATCCCCGTCATTCCCGAGAAGCTCAACGCCAACAGCCTCCAGATTTTCGCAAAGCAGCTGAGCTCTCTCGAACAGGCCTACGGAGACATCAATCGGCTCGCGATTGTCTGTAACCGTGTCGAGCAGAACGCCGAACACCGCGACACCATCGAGGAGATCAAGTCGGCATACTCCCTCCCGGTGTTCGAGATCCCGAAGCGGACCGACCTCTCTCAGTCGATTGGCGAGGGGGTGTCCGTCTTCGGCTTCGGTAAGGAGAACCAGCGTGTCGAAGACGCACGCGACCTGTTCAACGAGATCGCCGACCTATTCGACGAGACGTTTGAGAAGACCGCACCTGAGGGGGTGGAAGCATGA
- a CDS encoding transposase, producing MRYLCEAYQLGIAIRNELQHTDLVTAVENLDHSVDSIEDGYPSWHPAPLSFRAMVLSFVFMEITGDSYAEFARRLTRQPEVATIFGFSRVPDESAFSRAWRNRFDDACQEYVQTAAHFVVKEVHDFDIPAPEVRSKEEILDEPQVEADAAEDDSFSESEIIQTTRLARDHAFGYFESDRAANASYEDTRFFELQTFMGMVRCGTAQGAARFQYRRGEQYGPHGDTHLRAVKQFESEELVDGFNETTDRLLSVIASEASFRRPVTVAIDITTIPYYGDVEEMPMVSGTKDGEGRAFKFATLSIVGWNIPLVLAVEPVRESSAWDENPPNQIHRIVRRLVRRAKEQVPIETVLCDREFDSMRVFQTLSNLDVNYLIPKRITSSEREVIERIEEDDQEVAVESASVHVEAGSHPMRFLYVPSTSGEGTTVFATNLRVGPDEAETFCRRYSRRWQIENEYKSIKGDFLAKTSSKDYRVRLFYFVFAVLLYNIWRLTDFLLKAGVDDEMDYAPVLTAGECVEIVVSALIPPD from the coding sequence ATGCGCTATCTGTGTGAGGCGTACCAGCTTGGAATCGCCATCCGAAACGAACTCCAACATACCGATCTCGTTACCGCGGTCGAGAATTTGGACCATTCGGTTGATTCGATTGAAGATGGGTATCCGTCGTGGCATCCTGCTCCCCTCTCCTTTCGCGCGATGGTTCTCTCGTTCGTTTTCATGGAGATTACGGGTGATTCGTATGCCGAGTTCGCACGAAGACTGACCCGGCAACCGGAAGTGGCAACGATCTTCGGGTTTAGTCGAGTGCCCGACGAATCGGCGTTCTCGCGGGCGTGGCGGAATCGATTTGACGACGCTTGCCAGGAATACGTGCAGACCGCAGCTCATTTCGTCGTCAAAGAGGTCCACGACTTCGATATTCCTGCGCCCGAAGTGCGCTCCAAAGAAGAGATCCTTGACGAGCCTCAAGTAGAGGCGGACGCAGCGGAGGACGACTCGTTCTCAGAGAGCGAGATCATCCAGACGACGCGGCTCGCCCGTGATCACGCGTTCGGCTACTTCGAGTCAGACCGGGCCGCGAACGCGTCCTACGAGGACACGCGATTCTTCGAGTTGCAGACCTTCATGGGGATGGTTCGGTGCGGCACCGCCCAGGGAGCCGCGCGCTTCCAGTATCGACGAGGCGAACAGTACGGACCTCATGGAGACACTCATCTCCGCGCTGTCAAGCAATTCGAATCCGAAGAACTTGTGGATGGATTTAATGAAACGACGGATCGGTTGCTCTCGGTCATCGCCTCGGAAGCCTCGTTCCGCCGGCCAGTGACCGTTGCGATCGACATCACGACCATTCCCTACTACGGGGATGTCGAGGAGATGCCGATGGTGAGCGGGACGAAAGACGGTGAGGGGCGGGCGTTCAAATTCGCCACACTCTCGATTGTCGGATGGAATATCCCGCTCGTGCTGGCGGTCGAGCCGGTGCGTGAGAGTTCAGCGTGGGACGAGAACCCACCGAATCAAATTCATCGTATTGTGCGACGACTCGTTCGACGCGCGAAAGAACAGGTCCCCATCGAGACGGTGCTCTGTGACCGCGAGTTCGATTCCATGCGGGTGTTTCAGACACTCTCGAATCTCGACGTGAACTACCTCATTCCAAAGCGCATCACCAGCTCCGAACGCGAGGTGATAGAGCGGATAGAAGAGGATGACCAAGAGGTGGCTGTTGAATCGGCGTCCGTCCATGTGGAGGCTGGGTCGCATCCGATGCGGTTTTTGTATGTGCCGTCGACGAGCGGCGAGGGAACGACCGTCTTCGCGACGAATCTCCGAGTAGGACCGGATGAGGCCGAGACGTTCTGTCGGCGCTACAGCCGCCGCTGGCAGATTGAGAACGAGTACAAGTCCATCAAGGGCGATTTTCTCGCGAAGACATCCTCGAAGGACTATCGGGTTCGATTGTTCTATTTCGTGTTCGCCGTGCTGCTGTACAACATCTGGCGGCTCACGGACTTCCTGCTGAAAGCGGGCGTCGACGACGAGATGGACTACGCACCAGTGTTGACCGCAGGTGAATGTGTCGAGATCGTCGTCTCGGCGTTGATCCCACCCGACTGA
- a CDS encoding ArsR/SmtB family transcription factor translates to MTDDDRRLLPFRPLPESNNTSARVLDLTSEDADLVFDALSSTTARRILAALHSEPAPPSELADTLDLSLQNVHYHIRNLRDADLIEEVETGYSEKGVEMSIYAPTSEPVVFSGSTSDEQSELRELLEQVVGVVVLFGFLSVLAQWAITHEIPLVEPSEPVNPTPVPGPFNPGPLVPPGLMFFVGGIAMLVIIGGLWYYQRRRR, encoded by the coding sequence ATGACGGACGACGACCGGCGACTCCTCCCATTTCGTCCCCTTCCGGAGTCGAATAATACCTCGGCGCGAGTTCTTGATCTAACCAGTGAAGACGCCGATCTCGTCTTTGACGCACTTTCGTCAACCACAGCCCGCCGTATTCTTGCAGCACTCCACAGCGAGCCAGCACCCCCGAGTGAGTTAGCCGACACTCTCGACTTGTCGCTTCAAAACGTCCACTATCACATTCGTAACTTACGGGATGCGGATCTCATCGAGGAGGTAGAAACAGGCTATTCTGAGAAAGGCGTCGAGATGTCGATCTACGCACCGACATCTGAACCGGTGGTATTCAGCGGGAGCACCTCTGACGAGCAGTCTGAGCTTCGAGAACTACTGGAACAGGTCGTCGGGGTGGTTGTCCTTTTTGGATTTTTGAGTGTCCTCGCTCAATGGGCGATCACGCACGAAATACCACTTGTCGAGCCGTCAGAACCAGTCAATCCGACACCGGTTCCGGGGCCGTTCAACCCTGGACCGCTTGTTCCGCCTGGGCTCATGTTTTTTGTCGGCGGGATAGCGATGCTCGTGATAATTGGTGGGTTGTGGTACTACCAGAGACGTCGAAGATAG
- a CDS encoding DUF7342 family protein, with the protein MNDRDPPEEFADVNEAVGEEWESETTPYERIRHVVAHTYNPVSADSVADDARTAPKTARKHLNTLADEGFVETTPGEQGATLYRRSPESLVVEQAADILDHVSTDELVTRIQEMRERLTEYRSEFGVDSPEELAVNQTNQALSETGSPQDEVDPETIREWKTLRRNLAFATAALSISNAEQFVDSDRRSTDDSIPA; encoded by the coding sequence ATGAATGACCGAGACCCACCAGAGGAGTTTGCAGATGTCAACGAAGCGGTCGGCGAGGAATGGGAGTCCGAAACGACACCCTACGAGCGCATTCGACACGTCGTTGCGCATACGTACAATCCTGTCTCCGCTGATTCGGTAGCTGACGATGCACGAACCGCTCCAAAGACCGCCCGAAAGCACCTGAACACACTCGCTGACGAGGGGTTTGTCGAGACGACACCCGGCGAACAGGGCGCCACGCTCTATCGTCGCTCACCCGAATCACTCGTCGTCGAACAGGCTGCCGACATCCTTGACCACGTCTCGACCGACGAACTCGTCACGCGAATCCAGGAGATGCGTGAGCGGCTCACCGAGTATCGGTCCGAATTCGGTGTCGACTCTCCCGAAGAATTGGCGGTCAACCAGACGAACCAGGCCCTCAGCGAGACCGGATCCCCACAGGACGAGGTCGACCCAGAGACGATTCGTGAGTGGAAGACGCTCCGTCGGAATCTGGCGTTCGCGACCGCTGCCCTCTCGATCAGCAACGCCGAGCAGTTCGTCGACAGTGACCGTCGCTCGACTGACGACAGCATCCCTGCCTAA
- a CDS encoding CPBP family glutamic-type intramembrane protease: MIELVGFVFILAVGAIASARLVDRRSVAEYGFSLNRQWWRSFAAGGVIVTIVNTGAFVFALSVEWVTIVGFTETPGVVPFLPAMAVTFALIAVAAAWEEFVFRATMLKNLAEGADGFLPRRAAIGIAILLSTVVFAALHAGKVTHLSQYGYYLLAGLLLSGAYVLTGDLSLPIGFHLCYNFTMSAVFGLGVSQRTPEIFVLDVVGPVRWIGEEGLVHVLFAVVGGVLLLMYIYWRDGYLCFRERVTQW; the protein is encoded by the coding sequence TTGATCGAACTCGTCGGTTTTGTGTTCATTCTTGCTGTCGGTGCGATTGCCAGTGCGCGATTGGTTGACCGGAGGTCGGTCGCCGAGTATGGTTTCTCGCTCAATCGCCAATGGTGGCGATCATTCGCTGCTGGCGGAGTGATTGTCACGATAGTCAACACCGGTGCCTTCGTGTTCGCTCTCTCCGTCGAGTGGGTGACCATCGTCGGATTCACCGAGACACCGGGCGTCGTCCCATTCCTTCCAGCAATGGCCGTGACGTTCGCCCTCATCGCTGTTGCGGCAGCGTGGGAAGAATTTGTGTTCCGAGCTACGATGTTGAAGAATCTCGCAGAAGGTGCCGATGGATTCCTTCCCCGACGGGCCGCTATCGGCATCGCTATCCTCCTCAGCACCGTCGTCTTTGCCGCCTTGCATGCCGGGAAAGTCACCCACCTCAGTCAGTATGGCTACTACTTACTCGCCGGACTGCTCTTGAGTGGTGCATACGTTCTCACAGGTGATCTGTCCCTCCCGATCGGCTTTCATCTGTGCTACAATTTCACCATGAGTGCGGTGTTCGGTCTCGGCGTCTCACAGCGGACACCCGAAATCTTCGTGCTCGACGTCGTCGGTCCAGTCCGCTGGATTGGTGAGGAAGGACTTGTTCACGTACTATTCGCTGTCGTCGGGGGCGTTCTCTTGCTAATGTATATCTATTGGCGTGACGGGTATCTCTGTTTTCGTGAACGCGTGACACAGTGGTAA
- a CDS encoding ArsR/SmtB family transcription factor: protein MDEDGDVELLALLDDEYARAILTELTTEPMSASELCTACEMSDPTAYRRLDRLQSVGLVAEQQVVDPDGNHYKRYVATVEEVTVRFADGACEVDVTRSSADPSDRFTDLFEGLS from the coding sequence ATGGACGAGGACGGCGACGTCGAACTCCTCGCGTTGCTCGACGACGAGTACGCGCGTGCCATCCTCACCGAACTCACCACCGAACCGATGTCAGCATCCGAACTCTGTACGGCCTGTGAGATGTCCGATCCAACGGCCTACCGCCGTCTCGACCGACTCCAGTCGGTCGGCCTAGTGGCCGAACAGCAGGTGGTCGACCCCGACGGCAACCACTACAAGCGCTATGTCGCGACCGTCGAGGAAGTGACGGTCAGGTTTGCGGACGGTGCGTGTGAAGTCGACGTCACTCGCTCGTCAGCGGATCCATCCGACCGTTTCACCGATCTATTCGAGGGGTTGTCCTGA
- a CDS encoding DUF7521 family protein codes for MSILADLLSPDGIALVSRALTAVIGLFVAALAYRGYQRNDAPKMRSLAVGIGLLTTGVFVAVTVANQLDTGTGIILLSRGLVTVTGLCAVLYALIYE; via the coding sequence ATGAGTATCCTCGCCGATCTCCTCTCCCCCGACGGAATCGCGCTGGTGTCACGAGCACTAACGGCCGTCATCGGTCTCTTCGTCGCGGCATTAGCCTATCGTGGATACCAGCGTAATGACGCGCCGAAGATGCGGTCGTTGGCGGTTGGGATCGGTCTCCTGACCACCGGTGTCTTCGTCGCGGTTACGGTGGCCAACCAACTGGATACCGGGACCGGCATCATTCTGCTCTCCCGTGGACTCGTAACTGTTACCGGTCTTTGTGCGGTGTTGTACGCCCTCATCTACGAGTGA
- a CDS encoding phosphatidate cytidylyltransferase: MPPSRSLRDRINLYRGTVTVVFLLVIGGFVFGIERQIPPSLALLFGMTFVFLLGSTLNTVRAHPLYRPLSAVYTTLLFGIAYVSTGFETTFLLALMGLSILEVVVEAYNYLHGTSYLRLDFMGENTSQQLDS; this comes from the coding sequence ATGCCGCCCTCCCGCTCGCTCCGCGATCGAATCAATCTGTACCGGGGTACCGTTACAGTCGTCTTCCTACTCGTAATTGGTGGGTTCGTATTCGGCATCGAGCGGCAGATCCCACCATCTCTTGCCCTGCTCTTCGGGATGACGTTCGTGTTTCTGCTCGGCAGTACGCTGAACACGGTTCGAGCCCATCCGCTCTATCGCCCTCTTTCAGCAGTCTATACAACGCTCCTCTTTGGCATCGCATACGTCTCTACTGGGTTCGAAACCACGTTCCTGTTAGCGCTGATGGGGCTCTCAATACTGGAGGTCGTCGTTGAAGCGTACAACTACCTGCACGGGACATCTTATCTGCGTCTTGATTTCATGGGAGAGAACACCTCGCAGCAGCTAGATTCGTAA
- a CDS encoding DUF6498-containing protein, whose amino-acid sequence MTDRRLPLLAVIGTNAIPLVGVGFLGWSIAALIVVYWVELGVGLGFAALRATFAQRPPEHDADLLLLGAFRHKRGSVAVPWIGPDVQVANIPILIVLFPVFGAIWFVTGGIALGGTDVAIAGDPFDADTMSTAALGIIGIVISRGVETMTEYFLNGQYESVSVQGALQTAIWPIMVVGLALTVSGAAATSGAPATVILVALVSTKLLFDLAEVYRDRLVAFDERSALDFGWANTPDSRSTIDAELQDHVDIVRPRWSAVFVDGVIRGLRTEAVGLTAFVVGLSLLFGALGTNPELVLFGSGVGLAILVFVGLCGVVDGLVRYSAMEYRLGRDMWATIDCSGRHSGGFLGGNWSVVTRIERSPTVCSGRGRSPSITMGGLSVFRTFQMSSSQISLLATDIEDNGHSLQLLSFSKVVDSDRRRYVAEIHSGRGYQVSHI is encoded by the coding sequence ATGACTGACCGACGACTCCCCCTGCTGGCCGTTATCGGCACCAACGCCATACCGCTCGTTGGTGTCGGGTTTCTCGGATGGTCGATCGCCGCACTCATCGTCGTCTACTGGGTTGAGCTCGGTGTCGGCCTCGGGTTCGCCGCTCTCAGAGCGACCTTCGCACAGCGGCCGCCAGAACACGACGCTGATCTCTTGCTTCTCGGTGCATTCCGGCACAAGCGCGGCAGCGTAGCGGTACCTTGGATCGGTCCCGATGTCCAGGTCGCGAACATCCCGATACTCATCGTCCTGTTCCCGGTGTTCGGTGCCATCTGGTTCGTCACCGGTGGTATCGCACTCGGCGGTACTGACGTGGCAATAGCAGGCGACCCATTCGATGCGGACACGATGTCCACGGCAGCACTTGGCATCATCGGCATCGTCATCAGCCGGGGCGTCGAGACGATGACCGAATATTTTCTCAACGGTCAGTACGAATCTGTCTCCGTCCAAGGTGCGCTTCAGACAGCGATCTGGCCGATCATGGTCGTTGGTCTCGCGCTCACAGTGAGCGGTGCGGCAGCCACCTCGGGTGCTCCCGCAACCGTCATTCTCGTTGCCCTAGTCAGTACTAAGCTGCTGTTCGACCTCGCCGAGGTATATCGAGACCGACTCGTCGCGTTCGACGAGCGTTCAGCGCTCGACTTTGGTTGGGCAAACACCCCTGACAGCCGGTCGACTATCGACGCGGAGCTCCAGGACCACGTCGATATCGTTCGCCCACGGTGGTCGGCCGTCTTCGTCGACGGTGTCATCCGGGGGCTTCGAACGGAGGCGGTTGGGCTTACCGCGTTCGTCGTTGGCCTCTCGCTCTTGTTCGGGGCCCTTGGAACGAATCCGGAACTCGTCCTGTTCGGGAGCGGAGTTGGGCTCGCCATCCTCGTGTTCGTCGGCCTCTGTGGGGTCGTCGACGGTCTCGTGAGATACTCCGCAATGGAGTATCGACTCGGACGGGATATGTGGGCTACGATAGACTGTTCAGGACGCCACAGTGGCGGCTTCCTCGGTGGAAACTGGAGCGTAGTGACCCGCATCGAACGTTCGCCGACCGTGTGTTCGGGACGCGGACGTTCACCGTCGATCACGATGGGCGGACTATCCGTATTCCGCACGTTCCAGATGAGTTCGTCGCAGATCTCCCTGCTAGCGACTGATATCGAGGATAATGGCCACTCACTCCAGTTGCTATCGTTCTCAAAGGTGGTGGATAGCGATAGGCGACGATACGTGGCCGAAATACACTCAGGAAGAGGATATCAGGTGAGTCATATTTAA